The Henningerozyma blattae CBS 6284 chromosome 7, complete genome region CCTCTGGATTAATTTCTGCAGTTGCTCCAACTACTTCATTATTACCTTCAAGTGACCTTGAAACTACTTCAGTTCCACCAAAGGTTTCTGACTTAGCTTCTTCCGTACCACCAGCTGTCTCTTCTGCTTCTGAAATCGCTCCTGTTGAAAGCACTACTTCTCAATTATCGGAAGAAGTTGTCAACACTACTGCTAACGGTACAACTGTAGAAGAATGGGAAACTGTAACTGCTTATACTACTTATTGTCCATCTTCTACCACTATCGTTCAAAACGGTAAGACTTACACTGTCACTGGTGAAACCACTTTAACAATCACTGAATGTCCATGTACTGTTTCTAAGAGCAAGAACAGCACTACTTTAGTAGTTTCTACTCCAACTACCACTCCTTTGGCTCCAGCTCCAGTTACCACTAAATCAACCGTTGTTCCTCAAAACACAACCAAACCATTAATCACACCTCCATTAATCACCCTCGAAGCTTCTTCTCCAGTTAACTACGTTTCTGAAAATGTCACCACTACTGAATACGAAACCGTTACTGCCTTCACTACTTTCTGCCCACACCCAACTACTTTTGTTCAAAACAGCGTTACTTACACTATCACTGAAGCCACCACCTTAACTATCACTAAATGTCCATGCACTGTTCCAAAGGTCTCCACTACTCCAAAGACCACTTACGCTCCACAAGTTACCAAGGCTCCAGCTCCACAAGTCACTTACCAACCAGTTGTCACAAACATTGCTGAAGTTACTGAAAATGTTAACATAGATGTTACTATCACCAAGACTTTAACTACTACTAACATGAACGGTCAAACTATCGTTGAAACAACTTGTGTCACCGTTGAAACCCAAGAATGTGCTTCCACCGTTGTTAACACTGTTAAGGCTGCTCCAGTTACCACTTTACCATCTATCTTCACTGCTAATGGTGCTATTGCTAACGGTGTTCCATCAATCGTTGGTTTTGCTGCCGCTGTTATGttcttattttaatttcctattttaaatttaaacttaagattttgaagaatatttatttcaaataatatttaattgttacctttttttctaccgtattttcttcttattcttttattatttcttattattatttcttcttttatttcGATTCCCAATAACAATAAACAAGGAACAATCCATTTAAACTAAACAGACACTTTTCTCGCTTACATTCTAATTATTGTAGAATCCGTAGAACTTTCATTAATTGTTCATTAgttcattattatataaattatttaactaTTTACTTTCCATTCCCTTCACCTTTCctttcatatttatttgaaaggTTTTGTATATAATCATTTATACaactatattatattttaaaattatatgcatttttgttttaccttgtataaaataaaaagggtatatgattttttttttaaatatattttcttataaATGTTATCTATTAATGAATATCCCTTATCTTGAGGTTTCAAACCACCACTTGCctattcatatatattcCGACTTCAATAGGGAGAATTTAATTTGGActtatttcaatataaattaaacaCTATAGACAAATCATTGATTATAATACTGAAGCTAATAGTATTGCATATATGCAACAATGTAAATGCATTAAGGTTTACCTCTAGTTTAATTTACCTATTACCATGCTCTTactctaataataaatatgtgCAGATTATCTATCCATAACTATTACTTGTTAGATATACACATTATTGTACACATCCCCCTTATACACGtcttaaatgaaaaattagaaaccaatttttataatatcaaAGTCCGATCTGGAACCTATTAGTTGACAAGCTACAATGTTTTATATAAGCTTGGAATAAACAATAGGTCAGTCCAATATGCACTACATAATTACTAGTTTGTAGGATTTAACCTTTCTATTTAGACTACTGACTTGTATTTAAACtctcaaaaatatattgattatttatcTAATATGTACTTAAATAAGCTAATTTTTTGTCTTCTAAGGGATGAAGTTATATGCATTCTTTTTTGAAACATGGGTGGTAAAATCAGTTGTCTTTACCTAACTTTAGATTTACCTGGTACCCATACGTCCCTAATAGTCAATGATTATGCAGATAATTATATAGCATTTTGATCCTTATTAGAGATGTTGCAGGGTCTAGTAAGGTAGACAGTTGGGAATAAAGAATATCATATCAAAACAACAACTGGTAGACAGACTACAGTTTGCTAGCTAAGATACGGCTTATATAGATTACATGAATCATAatagtttaatattaaaataaaaaattcaaggAACAAAATAAAGTGGCTTACTCAGCATACCCTAATATTACTTATTTATATGAATGATACCATGTCTagacaattaaatattataaatctCATTTATACTGTTA contains the following coding sequences:
- the TBLA0G00880 gene encoding uncharacterized protein, whose amino-acid sequence is MKFTNTFVSVATASSIFSLAKAQSNYTLPSSSGLISAVAPTTSLLPSSDLETTSVPPKVSDLASSVPPAVSSASEIAPVESTTSQLSEEVVNTTANGTTVEEWETVTAYTTYCPSSTTIVQNGKTYTVTGETTLTITECPCTVSKSKNSTTLVVSTPTTTPLAPAPVTTKSTVVPQNTTKPLITPPLITLEASSPVNYVSENVTTTEYETVTAFTTFCPHPTTFVQNSVTYTITEATTLTITKCPCTVPKVSTTPKTTYAPQVTKAPAPQVTYQPVVTNIAEVTENVNIDVTITKTLTTTNMNGQTIVETTCVTVETQECASTVVNTVKAAPVTTLPSIFTANGAIANGVPSIVGFAAAVMFLF